In a single window of the Nicotiana tomentosiformis chromosome 10, ASM39032v3, whole genome shotgun sequence genome:
- the LOC138900259 gene encoding uncharacterized protein, with product MRSDPSTRKSDALCEFHQESGHNTEECIALRQEVVNMLRQGHLKELLSDKERNNFARGRERQGLPKLPSLARTINMFIGDNDNASINNVKFTATHKLKRSITHERYDILEESIIFDESNANSLTSPHNDALVITLRILDTNVKRIMVDDGSGACIIHP from the coding sequence ATGAGGTCTGACCCGAGCACCAGAAAATCCGACGCCCTCTGTGAATTCCACCAGGAAAGCGGACACAATACGGAAGAATGCATCGCCCTCAGGCAAGAGGTTGTGAACATGTTGCGgcaaggacacctcaaagagctGTTGAGCGATAAAGAAAGAAACAATTTCGCCAGAGGTCGTGAACGCCAAGGTCTGCCTAAGCTGCCATCACTGGCTCGCACCATCAACATGTTCATTGGCGACAACGACAACGCCTCCATCAACAACGTTAAATTCACTGCCACTCACAAGCTCAAAAGATCTATCACCCATGAGCGATATGACatactcgaagaaagtatcatcttcgacgagTCAAATGCCAACAGTTTGACTTCCCCTCACAACGATGCTCTCGTCattactttacgaattttagatactAATGTAAAACGTATCATGGTAGACGATGGGAGTGGAGCATGCATTATCCATCCCTGA